A region of the Cyanobium usitatum str. Tous genome:
GGGACGACCTATCTACCGGGTGCGGGGCATCGTGCGCGGATCCGGCGGCTGAGAGCCGGGGCAAGGGGATTGAATTTTTATGTCGCCCTAGCCGGCCCCGCAGGCTGCCTCGGGAGGCCTTCGTACAGTATTAACGGTTGCTATTGGCCCGCGCCATGACTGGAGAATTTGCTGCCGCTTGGTTGCCCTCGGTGTTAGTCCCACTTGTTGGAATCCTCGGCCCAGCCGTGGCCATGGCCCTGCTTTTCAACGTAATCGAAGCCCGCGACTGAGCCCGACCCAAGCCGTCGCTCAGCCTCACCGCCTACCCCCGCCACCATGACCGTGACCCCCGTGGCCGACCCCTGCGTCGGCAATCTGGCAACCCCCGTCAACAGCAGCTATTTCAGCCGGGCCTTCATAAACGCCCTGCCCGCCTACCGCCCCTCCCTATCTCCGAACCGTCGTGGTTTGGAAGTGGGCATGGCCCATGGCTTCTTTCTTTACGGACCCTTCGCCGTCTGTGGGCCCCTGCGGCTCACCGAGTACGCCAGCACCGCTGGTTTACTCGCCAGCATTGGACTGGTGTCGATCTTGACCGTATGTCTCTCGATCTACGGCACCGCTGGCAACGGACCCAACATCCAGCCGGCTGACGCCACCATCGACAACCCGCCCGCAGACCTGTTCACCAAGGCTGGCTGGGCAGAATTTGCCAGTGGTTTCTGGCTGGGTGGCTGCGGTGGCGCCGCCTTTGCCTGGTTCCTGGCCGGCACCGCGATCGTTGCCCCACTGGTCAACATCGCCGGCGGCGTCTGGAGCGTCAACTAAATCTCAAGCGGTTTTCCAAACCCCCTTCAAGCTCCGCCCAGGCGGGGCTTTTTTATTGGCTTGATATGCCCCAAAGGGCAGCTCAGATAGCCAATGCCTGCTGGGCCACGAGCCAAGCTCTCGGGAGCAGCGCTAATGCCCTAGGGGGAAAGAGCCGGTGCTGGGCAATGGTAGGCAGTGATGATGGGCAAGATAAACAACTACTAATGGGCAATAAAAAACCCCAGCTTGCGCCGGGGTTAATTCGTCCCTCGAGGGAACAAGTAGGCAGAGATTAGCCGAACTTGCCCGAGGTAGAAGCAATCAGGAAGGCTGCATACGTGAGTATGTAGCCAATCGTGAAGTGAGCAAGACCCACAACACGAGCCTGGACGATCGAAAGAGCGACAGGCTTATCGCGCCAGCCAACGAGGTTGGCGAGCGGGGTGCGCTGATGAGCCCAGACGATGGTCTCGATCAGTTCCTGCCAGTAGCCGCGCCAAGAGATCAGGAACATGAAACCGGTGGCCCAAACCAGGTGACCGAAGAGGAACATCCAAGACCAGACGGCCAGGTTGTTGCTGCCAAACGGGTTGTAACCGTTGATCAGCTGGGAGGAGTTAAGCCACAGGTAGTCGCGGAACCAACCCATTAGATAGGTGCTGGATTCGTTGAACTGAGCCACGTTGCCCTGCCAAATGGCGAGGTGCTTCCAGTGCCAGTAGAAGGTGACCCAACCGACGGTATTCAGGGCCCAGAAGACACTCAGATAGAAAGAGTCCCAGGCACTGATATCGCAGGTACCACCACGGCCGGGGCCGTCGCAGGGGAAGGAATAGCCGAAGTCCTTTTTGTCAGGCATCAGCTTGGAACCCCGGGCATCCAGGGCACCCTTCACCAGGATCAGAGTCGTGGTGTGCAGACCAAGCGCAATGGCGTGGTGAACAAGGAAGTCACCAGGACCGATCTGCAGGAAGAGGTCGTTGCCACCATTGATGGCGTCGATCCAACCGGGCAGATAAACCGCACTGGCGGTGCTAGCTGCGGATGCGGAATTTGATAGCAGCACATCCATGCCGTACATCGCCTTGCCGGAAGCGGCCTGGACGAATTGGGCAAAGACGGGCTCCACCAAGATCTGCTTCTCGGGAGTACCAAAGGCCACGACCACATCGTTGTGGACGTAGAGACCCAGGGTGTGGAAGCCAAGGAACAGGGAGACCCAGCTCAGGTGGCTGATTAGGGCTTCCTTGTGCTCGAGCATCCGGGCCAACACGTTGTCTTTGTTGGCTTCCGGGTCGTAGTCGCGGATGAAGAAGATCGCACCGTGGGCGAACGCACCGCACATCAGGAAGATGGCGATGTACTGGTGGTGGGTATAAAGCGCAGCCTGCGTTGTGTAGTCCTTAGCGATAAACGCGTAGGACGGCATCGCATACATGTGCTGGGCCACCAGGCTGGTGGCCACACCCAGAGCTGCCAAGGCCAGACCAAGCTGGAAGTGGAGCGAGTTGTTGATCGTGTCGTAGAGGCCCTTGTGGCCAGCGCCGAGGTCACCAGGGGTGCCCTTGGGCGGGTTGTGGGCTTCCAGAATCTCGCGAATCGAGTGGCCGATACCGAAGTTTGTCCGGTACATGTGGCCAGCGATCACAAAGATGCAACCGATCGCCAGGTGGTGGTGGGCAATATCCGTGAGCCAAAGAGCTTCCGTTTGGGGGTGGAAGCCACCCAGGAAGGTAAGGATTGCGGTGCCAGAACCTTCAGCAGTACCGAACTGTTGATAGACGGTGTCGGGGTTCTGGGCGTACACGCCCCAGTTGCCTGTGAAGAACGGAGCCAAACCAGCGGGGTGAGGCAGCACGGAGAGGAAGTTGTCCCACCCAACGTGCTGACCACGGGCCTCAGGGATAGCCACGTGAACCAGGTGACCGGTCCAAGCAATCGAGCTGAAACCAAACAGAACCGCCAGGTGGTGGTTTAGGCGGGATTCAGCATTCTTGAACCAGGCCAGGGAAGGCCGGAACTTGGGCTGAAGGTGGAGCCAGCCTGCGAACAGCGCCCAAGCAGACAGGATCATCATGAAGATGGAACCCTGATAAAGCTCAGCGTTGGTGGTCATCCCGATCGTGTACCACCAGTGGTACAGACCCGAATAAGCAATGTTCACAGGGGAGGTAGCACCAGCCTGGGTGAAGGCGGCGATAGCTCCCTGGCCAAAGTGGGGATCCCAGATCGCGTGAGCGATGGGACGTACATGCAGAGGATCGGCGACCCACTGCTCAAAGTTGCCCTGCCAGGCGATATGGAACAGGTTGCCCGAAACCCAGAGGCCAATGATGGCCAGGTGACCGAAATGGGTGGAGAACAGCTTTTGGTAAAGCCGCTCCTCGGTCATGCCGTCGTGGCTCTCGAAATCGTGAGCCGTGGCAATGCCGTACCAAATCCGGCGGGTTGTCGGGTCCTGTGCCAGACCCTGGCTGAACGAAGGAAATTTCGTTGCCATTGGGAGAGGTCAGAAAAGGTCAGCCGACCGCGACGATGCGGGCCAGGAAGAATGCCCAGGTTGTTGCAATACCGCCCAGCAAATAGTGAGCGACACCGACAGCACGGCCCTGGGTAATGGAAAGCGCCCGCGGTTGGATGGCGGGTGCAACCCTCAGCTTGTTGTGAGCCCAGACGATGGACTCGATCAGCTCTTGCCAGTAGCCGCGGCCACTGAACAGGAACATCAGGCTGAAGGCCCAGATGAAGTGGGCTCCAAGGAACATCAAGCCATAAGCACTGGAACTCGAGCCGTAGCTGTTGATCACCTGTGCGGCTTGGGCCCAGAGGAAGTCCCGCAGCCAACCATTAATGGTGATGGCGCTTTGGGCAAAGTTGCCGTTGGTGATGTGCTGGACGCTGCCATCAG
Encoded here:
- a CDS encoding photosystem I reaction center subunit VIII, coding for MTGEFAAAWLPSVLVPLVGILGPAVAMALLFNVIEARD
- a CDS encoding photosystem I reaction center subunit XI, producing MTVTPVADPCVGNLATPVNSSYFSRAFINALPAYRPSLSPNRRGLEVGMAHGFFLYGPFAVCGPLRLTEYASTAGLLASIGLVSILTVCLSIYGTAGNGPNIQPADATIDNPPADLFTKAGWAEFASGFWLGGCGGAAFAWFLAGTAIVAPLVNIAGGVWSVN
- the psaB gene encoding photosystem I core protein PsaB, whose protein sequence is MATKFPSFSQGLAQDPTTRRIWYGIATAHDFESHDGMTEERLYQKLFSTHFGHLAIIGLWVSGNLFHIAWQGNFEQWVADPLHVRPIAHAIWDPHFGQGAIAAFTQAGATSPVNIAYSGLYHWWYTIGMTTNAELYQGSIFMMILSAWALFAGWLHLQPKFRPSLAWFKNAESRLNHHLAVLFGFSSIAWTGHLVHVAIPEARGQHVGWDNFLSVLPHPAGLAPFFTGNWGVYAQNPDTVYQQFGTAEGSGTAILTFLGGFHPQTEALWLTDIAHHHLAIGCIFVIAGHMYRTNFGIGHSIREILEAHNPPKGTPGDLGAGHKGLYDTINNSLHFQLGLALAALGVATSLVAQHMYAMPSYAFIAKDYTTQAALYTHHQYIAIFLMCGAFAHGAIFFIRDYDPEANKDNVLARMLEHKEALISHLSWVSLFLGFHTLGLYVHNDVVVAFGTPEKQILVEPVFAQFVQAASGKAMYGMDVLLSNSASAASTASAVYLPGWIDAINGGNDLFLQIGPGDFLVHHAIALGLHTTTLILVKGALDARGSKLMPDKKDFGYSFPCDGPGRGGTCDISAWDSFYLSVFWALNTVGWVTFYWHWKHLAIWQGNVAQFNESSTYLMGWFRDYLWLNSSQLINGYNPFGSNNLAVWSWMFLFGHLVWATGFMFLISWRGYWQELIETIVWAHQRTPLANLVGWRDKPVALSIVQARVVGLAHFTIGYILTYAAFLIASTSGKFG